From the Juglans microcarpa x Juglans regia isolate MS1-56 chromosome 3D, Jm3101_v1.0, whole genome shotgun sequence genome, the window ATTGGGCAGTGCAAAACAGGAAAAGGGCACGGTACCATATGCAGACATCATTTTATAGTGTCTAacaactcattaaaaaaaagattttagtgTCTAACAGCATTGTATCCAACCAAAAATCATAAATGACAGCGCAGGGTGTACAGTCATAGATAAATAAACTTGGATGTTGCcgtcttttaaatttaaaacaaaaatcatgcTTTCAATCATTATCATATcaagaagctttttttttttttttttttttttttttttttttttttttttttttttttatatataagaatatcaAGAAGCttgtttgaaaaaagtaaattgaATTCATGGAATTAAGGGACATTATGACATCGCTCACCCTCCAAAACTATCTCCCACTAATATGCCTTTTTTTCCCTCTATCTACCATCAATGTGCTATTATTTCCTTCCATCATAATCTTGTAAGTTTGgacaatatataaaaatgtgCGCATACCATCCCAGGTTTTATCCCTTCTTCCTGCATTTTGGTGAATAACTGAGAAGCTTCATGCCTCTTACCTACAAAATAGAATAACGTTGTGAGGCTTGGTAGACTATAACCTCATACCACCACATATAGATCAAAAAGAGGATAGGGAGAAAAGAAGAGGGGGAAATAAGTCTGCCATATATGATTGGAAATAAATCTGTCTCGTCTAAATTTCCTACCAAATAAACTGGAATCGCATTGCTTATTGATGTTCTTCCTCACCGAGAATGAAGCCAATATAACTATTGCAATTCAAGAGAAattaagttttcttttcatgcaTTCACTAATAATGACTTGAGATGTTAAGTAAAACAATACCAGCCTTCCCATAATAGCTAATCAAATTCATGTATGCCTTCTCATCCAGAGTCAAACCCATGCTCTGAGCGGCATTGAACATCTCTACAGCCTTATCCAACTTCCGACCCCGGCCATACACACTGTCAACACAAGTAACCAGCATGAAGAACACGTCGTCACCAGGATGTGAACATGATTCTTTGAGTAACTTGACTTCCAATCGAACAAAATAACATTAAACCCTTACCTGATCATGGTGTTATATGTCTGAATTGACGGAGAAATTCCCAAGGAGAGCATGCGATCATAGATGCTGGAAGCAAAATGTAATTTACCTGGAAAAGGAAGTTTATGGGTTATTGTATGCATTAAGCATATACTACCCTCAATAAATGGCTGAAATGCTTTATATCAACCTGCTACTAGCATGGCCTTGATAAAAGTATTGTACGCCACAGTATCAAGCTCTAAGCTGCCTTCAAAACTCTTACGGATGATATTTTCTGCCTCTTGGTGTTTGCCTGTGGACTAGTTACTGTTATTACCAATTGAAATTAGCACAAGAATAATTGCAGTGAGCCAAGCATTTGATGCAACTACCTCATGGGtcttaattgtttattttcagTGTATGCCTTTGACCATAATGGTTGGAATATTTTTCATCCTTTATCTACCATTCTTTGAACCTTTGACCTTGGGGACACTAACTTACCGCCAACTGACAAAGGTTATGATGGTGGGGATTTAATTCCAAATAAAAATGGGCAGTTTGAGAAAAAGAGAATATGTCATGAAATCATATCCAGATGGGCATTCAGATGCATAACGTGATATAAGCTAATTTCTAAGGattttgatgcataacattATAAATTTCTGTAGACAACTAAAATtttgaggaatttttttttttttttactggaaAAATGGCTCTTCAACTCAACAAGGTGCAATTTCAAAGAGCCTGATATATACGAAGCTCTGCTTGAAGTATATTTCTTGTATATCTACATCTGCAAGTTTTGTAGAAACAGGTATTTACAACTTGCACCTGATAGGTAAAGCATATTTattaatgagtaatgctagatacaagcctCAAATAGGCAAGCCTACAAGCCCTTtgtaaaaaactaaaaaagaatagttttttttacactttttttaggtggggtctacttttttacaagggCTTGTATGgggcttgtctatttggggcatgtacaaatcatttctctttattaatatacatattttagaattaaaaaaaattcaaaacctattttatgattttgaacTCAAATAACATGCACAGTAGTTTCGAACCACATCATTCATAAAACAGACAAGCGCTTTGCACATTGCTTGACGCTATTACTATTTGATTACCACTGTAAATTGAGAAATGGAAAACTTTTGTTAGTCTGCTAAGTTTTCAGCTCATACCACTACTTGTCAAAGCGTTCACAACAATGCTTATGGCAACAGCATCCAGATCATGCCCTTTCTCAGCTACTTGTTTGTAAAGCGAGTACGCCTCCTCTGGTTTGCCACATTTGGCATATGCATCAATCATTgacttatatattattttctcataAGTAGGGGAATCTAGAACAGCTGCAAAGACTTCCTGGGCTTTTTTCAACTTGTGTTGCTTTGCATATAAACTAATCAAAGAAGCAATTGTGGCAGCCTCCAGTCTACAGCCTAGCTTGATCAATTGACCTGTAAGAGTTTCTGCTTTAAGAGCATCACCTGTGTAGAAATCAATCCCAACCTTGGTTCATTTCAGCAAATATAGATTAAACGTCAACAAGCTTTTACTCCTAGGGACTTgcacaaaacaattataattttatcattaaaagaaACATTAATCAACCTTACTTGCCTTCTCTAATGAAGTTGTTAATAAGCTGGTTCACAATTGACAAGCCACCAGCAGTTGCAAGCAACAACTTCAGTATTTCTTCTGTTTTCTTGGAATTGACATCTGCCATGTACAAATTCAGCATCAGCACAAGGGCCATGGTGTCAGGATGGTCAAAGGCCAACTCTTTTTCATCAAGTTGCTCATCTACCCTGTTGTCACACACAGTCCTAAAACATGTTTGGAAAAACTGATTATCCTTGAACGATTTCTCAGTACCCAAATTCTCTAACAGCTGTTCAGCCTCTCTTAGCATTCCCTCTTTGCAATATACTCTCATAACTGTCTTGTAAAGTTCTTCATCAAAATCTACTTTATCTTTCCGTATCTGAGCAACAAAATGCTTGGCCTTTTCCATCATGCCTAGTCTTACGTACAACTTGAGCATATCATTACAAGAGCCAGTATCAGGAAGTCCAGTTTTGGATAGAGCCTCAAATGTGACTTCAGCAGAGTTCAAATCTTCCTTCATAGCATAACATTGCAACAAGACAATATAAGCAAACCTTGAGAACCAAATGTTTTTTGACTTCATTAGCTCAATAACTTTCAGGGCTTTCTCAACATGTCCTGAATTGAGATGGACTTGTGCCATTGTTAAATATGTTTTCTCATCACTTAGTAAGCCCAGCCGCTCAGTCTCTTCAAACGTCTTTTGGGCATCTTCATAAAGACCAAGTTTTCCGTATATTCTTATGAGCAAACCATAGATTACTTCATCAGCtacaatttttcttctttccatttccagAAAGAGAGAAAGTGCTTTAGAATAATCCTGATTTTTGTAATACAAAGTCAGAAGTGAAGCACAAGTGTAGTTACTTGGAACTATTCTCTGAGATCTCATATCCTCATACAATCTCAGCGCTTTATCTCGGCTACCACTTTTGGTACTCAAGCTAATAAGTAGGCTATAAGTAACCTCCTCCGGGACAAACCCAACATCCTTCATCTCGGTAAAAGTCCTAAAAGCCTCCTCATGAAGACCTTCTTTAACAAGTGAGCTTATGACTACTGTATAAGTAAAACTATTGGGTGCAACCCTTTTATCCACCATTTGCCCCCAAATTTCTACGACCTTTCCATGTAGTGATTTCTTCTGCAAGGAGGACATCATAAAATTGAAAACAGAAACGGAGAGTGTAATTCCCCTTTCTTGTACAGCAGAAAAAAATGACAACATAGCCTTATGACGTCCCCATCTGGCATACGTACAGAGCATGGTACCACAAGCAACTTCATCCGGTTCACATCCTGCTTCAAGCATCTCCAAGAAGGTCTCTTCAGCAAGCTTGATCTTTCCAACTTGCCCATATATGCGCAGGACAATTGTGTAGACAATAACACTGGGGCGATAGCTTAACTGTTCGAGCGGAAATCTATCATTACACTAAATTAATCTCCAcgattttggaagaaaaaaaaataatgaaagttcGATTATCAGATATTCATGATGATAGCAAAGCACCTATTAAGAATATAAACATCATTGCTTTGGAACAAATACAAACTCGATTGATGAAATTATTAACACCAATAAAAACTCGTAAGTTCAGCAAACGATATTAACACCAACACAGAAAATGAGGACCAAAACGAAGTAAATCAATAACAATTTTCCAGTACAACATACGGAAGACTCACTAACAAGAAACGCATAAGAAACCAACCCATCTAGACTTTCTCCAAGAAAAAAAtcgtaaattaattaaaaaaaaaattgatatttacaatttccAAAAACCTAAATGAAATTCACCAAAATTAAAACTTCCAAAAAGACGCCAAGCAACTAATTACCAACCTGAAGTTTCATCCAAGCAAAAAAGTCTCTGGCCTGCCTCCACCCCTTCTGTTCCTTCAACACTGCACACATTTCCCTATAACTCAGCTTCCCCACGAACGAGGTCATGACCTGCCTCATATCGTACCCACCATCACCCTTCTCCGCCAGTGACCTCACGTGCCTTATCGCCGCCACCACGTGACTTCCGTAGAGGCGGCCGTTCCTGTCGTCCTGGAGGTACCGCACCATCTGCTCCGGGCTCCGCTTGATCCATCTGGGCGTCTGGACGCGGGGGCCCTGATTCTTGCGCAACTGGCTGAGGTACTTGGCCTTGGCCTTGATGATGCGACGGGCGTTGTCGTCTGAGAGTGGATTCTTGGGATTCTTGGACCTGGGTTTGGGCTTGCTGGGGTCGTTTCCATCGCTGAGGGACCAGGGGTCCGGGGTGACAGAAGAGTGGATAGTGATTTTGGGTTTTGTTGAGGGTGGTTGTGGAGAAGGAAGGAGAGGCGTGATAGAGAGGAGGAAGGAGGACTTCAGAGAGTCCATTTCTTCTTCGTTGGTGCCGAGTCTGGTCGTATATTTGCTCCGCGGGAAAGAAAATTGTCTTGCTTCGAAAGGGTTTAACGGAGATAGTGAAGAACCAAAGAATTTACGCTGCTCGGTTTTGAGCGAGCGGCGACTACCATTGGCCTGGCCTGTAGATGGAGTGgataataaatatgtatattcccatattattttttgagcaatctacttatcattttaatttttattatttttttatatataatattaaatatttaaagattatttattatattttatttataaatttattatctaatacaatgaagaaaaaataatgatgaataatttttttgttattttacgAACGTTATAGTTGATCACTTTgatcttgaattttatttatttatttatttattaatattctcaataatttttaattgaaaaaataaagattaaaataaaaaaatattattactattctttttgcgcaatttattcttgaaatatctttaattttcttttaagagcaaaatcattcatattttatcttttattcatACATCCAATAAGGGAATTTTTCCTTCACTCATAAGCCAACTAGGCGCTCGGTCAAGAGTAATAGATTTTGTCTGGATACCTAATTTCAGGGTTCAAACTTGCCCACGAAGCAACTCACCGACAAgaaaaagtaaacaataatgACTGATGGGATTGACAAGCCTGATGACGCTCGGCTGCATCCCACTCATGAGTACTCGTATAGGGTAGAACAAGAAAGACGAAGAACTTTTGGTCTTCTAACAAGGAAACATCAACGGACGGTCAACATGGCTTGCAAAATAAAGCGATCAGGaagtcacgccgcattaatgacactaCTAACCAagcaacacgccacattaatgacgtcatCGCAGAAGCACACTGCATTAAAAAACTTTGACAAATGGAACAGTAGTCAGGATGTAGGTCCCACGGGGGCAGGCACAATCTGCCCCTTCTCCTCCCCCAAAAACtcctggtataaatagcaatccTCAGGTATGAGAAAAACTAtctctagactctctcattatttataaaCGTCCAAAATACTCTATTGACCTTAGTATTGGAGACTCTCCAACCTCAAGGCCGTCCTCTCCCAGCTtcattcttcttcattttcgcAGATCCAACTTTAAAGACCCGAGTTGCTAGAACCTAACTAAAGACGTATGAAATATGACGTTTGCAGTGATTCCGTCTGTGGGATCCTTGTAGATCTTGGGTGTATTTCGTAAGCTTGCGACAACCCGTTCCAGACAACTTGGGTCTTCAAAGAACAATAGTGTTGACGAACCTGGAAGCTCACAAAAAGGAAGCAAAGCTCCCAAAATTGAAGGAGGAGGCGCTGCGGAAGAGAGGCGAGAACATACCTAGGAAGGGGTGGCTCCAAGTGGTGGGGTGAACACGGTTTGCCCTACGGTTGATGACTGCACCTTACCATCGCTACCCGTTTGTGCCCCAATAGAATGCAAAATTCGAGACAAGCAGAGACTCAAAAAGGTGGAATCAAACGAGCCGAAACGTActaaacacgacgttaacaataaGTGTTGAGATTGTAGGATTgcacaaaaagaacaaaaatactGTACTCCATTCTCTCTTATTGTACTCctcttttaatttgaaataaaattatattgattgaagAAATTATAGTAAGAAGGAAAATAATACACAACTATTTTCACAATAggttttacaactttttatacaaccttattttaaatcaaaagtatttttataaaataacttataaaagtaatattataatacaaaaatactttcaatttaaaacatatttgtctaaaaaaaaattgaataaaattgtaTGTGTAATCTTATCATTACTctgtcaaaaataaaatctctatCAAACAGCCGATTGTGGTTAAAGTTTTCAATTTCCCTAGAATGGGTGAAATGCAAGTTTGGTTTATACCCATAATTTGTAATTGATATGGTCAGATGAATCCCACCTCGAACATTAATGTGCCAAAAGGTAGGGGCAGTTTTTATTTTGGACATAATTGAAATCTAACCCTCATGTCAAACTTTGCATCATGGTGAGGGTTGTCCTTCGGTTGAAGTACAAACTTTTGGTACCATAAACCCTCTTTTTCCTTTAAGGTTTCTTGTTGCTGAGGGAAGCTGCCTCATCAAA encodes:
- the LOC121254954 gene encoding pentatricopeptide repeat-containing protein At5g27270 isoform X2: MLEAGCEPDEVACGTMLCTYARWGRHKAMLSFFSAVQERGITLSVSVFNFMMSSLQKKSLHGKVVEIWGQMVDKRVAPNSFTYTVVISSLVKEGLHEEAFRTFTEMKDVGFVPEEVTYSLLISLSTKSGSRDKALRLYEDMRSQRIVPSNYTCASLLTLYYKNQDYSKALSLFLEMERRKIVADEVIYGLLIRIYGKLGLYEDAQKTFEETERLGLLSDEKTYLTMAQVHLNSGHVEKALKVIELMKSKNIWFSRFAYIVLLQCYAMKEDLNSAEVTFEALSKTGLPDTGSCNDMLKLYVRLGMMEKAKHFVAQIRKDKVDFDEELYKTVMRVYCKEGMLREAEQLLENLGTEKSFKDNQFFQTCFRTVCDNRVDEQLDEKELAFDHPDTMALVLMLNLYMADVNSKKTEEILKLLLATAGGLSIVNQLINNFIREGDALKAETLTGQLIKLGCRLEAATIASLISLYAKQHKLKKAQEVFAAVLDSPTYEKIIYKSMIDAYAKCGKPEEAYSLYKQVAEKGHDLDAVAISIVVNALTSSGKHQEAENIIRKSFEGSLELDTVAYNTFIKAMLVAGKLHFASSIYDRMLSLGISPSIQTYNTMISVYGRGRKLDKAVEMFNAAQSMGLTLDEKAYMNLISYYGKAGKRHEASQLFTKMQEEGIKPGMVSYNIMSNVYAAAGLYREVDELFQAMQRDGCSPDSFTYLSLVRGYTKGLKYTEAEETIDSMQKRGIPPSCAHFNLLLSALAKAGLIVEAERVYKKLLTAGLYPDLACNRTMLRGYMNYGYVEEGIKFFERIFGSVEADRFIMSAAVLFYKSAGRDLKAEGVLNSMNSLGIPILNDLEVGIKQKTS
- the LOC121254954 gene encoding pentatricopeptide repeat-containing protein At5g27270 isoform X1, giving the protein MDSLKSSFLLSITPLLPSPQPPSTKPKITIHSSVTPDPWSLSDGNDPSKPKPRSKNPKNPLSDDNARRIIKAKAKYLSQLRKNQGPRVQTPRWIKRSPEQMVRYLQDDRNGRLYGSHVVAAIRHVRSLAEKGDGGYDMRQVMTSFVGKLSYREMCAVLKEQKGWRQARDFFAWMKLQLSYRPSVIVYTIVLRIYGQVGKIKLAEETFLEMLEAGCEPDEVACGTMLCTYARWGRHKAMLSFFSAVQERGITLSVSVFNFMMSSLQKKSLHGKVVEIWGQMVDKRVAPNSFTYTVVISSLVKEGLHEEAFRTFTEMKDVGFVPEEVTYSLLISLSTKSGSRDKALRLYEDMRSQRIVPSNYTCASLLTLYYKNQDYSKALSLFLEMERRKIVADEVIYGLLIRIYGKLGLYEDAQKTFEETERLGLLSDEKTYLTMAQVHLNSGHVEKALKVIELMKSKNIWFSRFAYIVLLQCYAMKEDLNSAEVTFEALSKTGLPDTGSCNDMLKLYVRLGMMEKAKHFVAQIRKDKVDFDEELYKTVMRVYCKEGMLREAEQLLENLGTEKSFKDNQFFQTCFRTVCDNRVDEQLDEKELAFDHPDTMALVLMLNLYMADVNSKKTEEILKLLLATAGGLSIVNQLINNFIREGDALKAETLTGQLIKLGCRLEAATIASLISLYAKQHKLKKAQEVFAAVLDSPTYEKIIYKSMIDAYAKCGKPEEAYSLYKQVAEKGHDLDAVAISIVVNALTSSGKHQEAENIIRKSFEGSLELDTVAYNTFIKAMLVAGKLHFASSIYDRMLSLGISPSIQTYNTMISVYGRGRKLDKAVEMFNAAQSMGLTLDEKAYMNLISYYGKAGKRHEASQLFTKMQEEGIKPGMVSYNIMSNVYAAAGLYREVDELFQAMQRDGCSPDSFTYLSLVRGYTKGLKYTEAEETIDSMQKRGIPPSCAHFNLLLSALAKAGLIVEAERVYKKLLTAGLYPDLACNRTMLRGYMNYGYVEEGIKFFERIFGSVEADRFIMSAAVLFYKSAGRDLKAEGVLNSMNSLGIPILNDLEVGIKQKTS